In a single window of the Microaerobacter geothermalis genome:
- a CDS encoding ferredoxin, whose translation MAYYTWVDKETCIACGACGATAPDIFDYDDEGLAYNIIDNNAGTAEIPENLWDDMHDAADGCPTDSIKVSESPKE comes from the coding sequence ATGGCTTATTACACTTGGGTGGATAAGGAAACCTGTATTGCTTGTGGTGCATGCGGAGCCACTGCACCAGATATCTTTGACTATGATGATGAGGGCTTAGCCTACAACATCATCGATAACAATGCAGGAACTGCAGAAATTCCAGAAAATCTATGGGATGACATGCATGATGCAGCTGACGGCTGCCCAACAGATTCCATTAAAGTATCCGAAAGCCCCAAAGAATAA
- a CDS encoding CPBP family intramembrane glutamic endopeptidase yields MRKISIEELNEKTLLVNLYLTQGITFVLGILGIYALTPFSITSLVSANQWIRDGFLGLGLGILVVFFDLIMMKWLPFSYFDDGGINEKIFKNRTVIHIFTIAFIVSISEEFFFRGVIQTKFGIWIASLIFTLIHFRYYKKWVLMITLFLISMSLGWLYQFTGRLFSPMVAHFVIDFTLGLMIQKNWISSRTNHLSI; encoded by the coding sequence TTGAGAAAAATCTCGATTGAAGAACTTAATGAAAAAACTTTATTGGTTAACCTTTACTTGACACAGGGGATCACGTTTGTTTTAGGGATTCTTGGTATTTATGCTCTAACTCCTTTTTCCATCACTTCACTTGTTTCAGCCAATCAGTGGATAAGGGATGGTTTCTTGGGTTTGGGGCTTGGAATTCTTGTGGTTTTTTTTGATTTAATTATGATGAAATGGCTGCCGTTTTCATATTTTGATGATGGAGGAATTAACGAAAAGATTTTTAAAAACAGAACGGTCATACATATTTTTACCATTGCCTTTATTGTTTCGATATCAGAAGAATTTTTCTTTCGCGGTGTCATTCAAACCAAATTTGGCATTTGGATAGCCAGTTTGATCTTTACCCTTATTCATTTTCGCTATTATAAAAAATGGGTTTTAATGATAACCCTTTTTCTCATCAGCATGTCCTTGGGATGGCTTTATCAATTTACCGGTAGACTTTTTTCCCCTATGGTGGCCCACTTTGTCATTGATTTTACCTTAGGGTTAATGATTCAAAAGAATTGGATATCCAGTCGTACCAATCATCTATCTATATAG
- a CDS encoding LysM peptidoglycan-binding domain-containing protein: MAEDKKENKLNDQASHLRKKMDGIKGGRLEKEHSIGASLPPRSTVHRKTSINLSRLGLLFVFILIIVFIIVWYVFIYRDVPSTTNVTSVTWGNTDSSIPQERNDLNEDSNDLSMESNDTVQNKVDQKYDEPLDRGKEENTRKNDDQHKEQTGYDKIVFHRVKPGETLYSITMYYYKDKRYVPFLAEYNAIENPRNIMAGVTIKVPLPPPTLSK; the protein is encoded by the coding sequence ATGGCCGAAGATAAAAAAGAAAACAAACTAAATGATCAGGCTTCCCACTTAAGAAAGAAAATGGATGGCATAAAGGGAGGCCGCTTAGAGAAAGAGCATTCGATTGGGGCTTCACTTCCCCCCAGAAGTACGGTCCACCGAAAAACATCCATTAATCTGAGCAGGTTGGGTCTGTTGTTTGTTTTTATCCTTATCATTGTTTTTATCATCGTCTGGTATGTCTTTATCTATCGGGATGTTCCATCGACAACAAATGTGACCTCCGTTACATGGGGGAATACTGATTCATCAATTCCACAAGAAAGAAATGACTTAAATGAGGATAGTAATGATTTAAGTATGGAAAGTAATGACACTGTTCAGAATAAAGTAGATCAGAAGTACGATGAACCGCTAGATCGGGGAAAGGAAGAGAATACAAGGAAAAATGATGATCAACATAAAGAACAGACTGGCTATGATAAAATCGTCTTCCATCGTGTTAAGCCAGGTGAAACACTGTATTCGATTACCATGTATTATTATAAGGATAAAAGATATGTCCCTTTTTTAGCAGAGTATAATGCCATAGAAAATCCCAGAAATATCATGGCTGGAGTTACAATTAAGGTTCCCCTTCCTCCACCGACTTTAAGCAAATAA
- a CDS encoding 2-oxoacid:acceptor oxidoreductase family protein, whose protein sequence is MSQLPIKNELGFFEIRLESIGGLGAHLAGKMLAEAVVLGLGLNGAHFSSYGSEKKGSPVKSFIRICEKDQIVRASSPIERPHVVGVFHEALFRTIDVASGLYLDGVMLVNTTKNPDRIKEQLHLESGTVAVVDALSIAVEEKTRVNTAMLGALFRVCDFLDPESMKNVIRATFEEKYPHLVEANIRTFDRGYHEVQFKTYDAPEGAKGKQFVRPEPLLGYETQPLGGMITNPGNSILKDLSGSRQGFLPAFEEDKCIHCAQCDTVCPDFCFVWEQKEDKRGRPQMFLQGIDYQYCKGCLKCVTVCPTEALTKQRETDDYAEDHMVKHRFVLAAAN, encoded by the coding sequence ATGTCTCAATTACCTATAAAGAACGAACTGGGTTTTTTTGAAATACGACTTGAATCTATTGGTGGCTTAGGAGCTCATCTAGCAGGAAAGATGTTGGCCGAAGCAGTTGTCCTTGGGTTAGGGCTGAATGGGGCTCACTTTTCATCTTATGGCTCAGAAAAAAAGGGCTCACCAGTAAAATCGTTTATCCGAATTTGTGAAAAAGACCAAATAGTTAGGGCTAGTAGTCCCATTGAACGTCCTCATGTGGTTGGGGTATTTCATGAAGCACTTTTTAGAACTATCGATGTAGCCAGCGGGCTTTATCTTGATGGAGTTATGCTTGTCAATACCACAAAAAACCCCGATAGAATTAAAGAGCAGTTACATCTGGAATCAGGAACCGTCGCAGTGGTTGATGCACTTTCCATTGCTGTTGAAGAAAAAACAAGGGTAAACACAGCGATGTTGGGTGCTTTGTTTAGGGTTTGCGATTTTCTGGATCCCGAATCCATGAAAAATGTGATCCGGGCTACATTTGAAGAAAAGTACCCCCATTTAGTAGAAGCAAATATTCGTACTTTTGATAGAGGGTACCATGAGGTTCAATTTAAAACCTACGATGCACCTGAAGGAGCAAAAGGAAAGCAGTTTGTACGTCCTGAACCCCTTCTTGGTTATGAAACTCAGCCCCTGGGCGGAATGATTACCAACCCTGGAAACAGTATATTGAAAGATTTAAGCGGATCCCGTCAAGGATTTCTTCCAGCATTTGAGGAAGATAAATGTATTCATTGTGCCCAATGTGATACCGTTTGTCCCGATTTCTGTTTTGTTTGGGAACAGAAAGAAGATAAAAGAGGCCGTCCGCAAATGTTCTTGCAGGGGATTGATTACCAATATTGCAAGGGCTGTTTAAAATGTGTAACCGTTTGTCCCACAGAAGCCCTCACAAAACAGCGGGAGACCGATGATTATGCAGAAGACCATATGGTTAAACATCGCTTTGTGTTAGCGGCGGCTAATTAA
- a CDS encoding transketolase C-terminal domain-containing protein yields the protein MAIELDKEKEKLGKATQKIEFKTGNEMAAQAAAQINYHVMGYFPITPSTEIAEFLDEMKARGEHDIVLIPADGEHGSAGICYGASTGGGRVFNATSANGFLYMLEQLPVQSGTRFPMVLNLVTRSVSGPLDIRGDHSDLYYALNVGWPILLARDPQAVYDMNIIATKLTEHPEVRLPVIVAFDGFFTSHQKRRVEYFADREVVQNFIGPIPEGFVHALDPKNPVTIGPYMNDPDYINNKYQQSLAMYRAGEVFQQLMAEWKEISGREYPVLDLYQMDDAEVAVFLLNSAAETAKDVVDKLRAKGIKAGVISPNIIRPFPAKEIAEALKHVKALVIGERADSFGGHGSNLTHEIKAALKDDKDNQTICISRIYGLGGKDFYADDAESFFNLALDAVDKGYAEKPFDYFGVTPGKKENAPKKILEPLKTEQLKTGLIQVTPDESTGKLNVKIPPLRALTGKPKRIAPGHGACPGCGIFPGLELFFKGIEGNIVTLFHTGCAMVTTTGYPYSSHKATYLHNLFQNGSATLSGLVEMFFERKRRGEIELPDDFTFVMITGDGGMDIGMGPAIGTALRNHKMIILEYDNEGYMNTGSQLSYSTPIGHMTSTSNIGEKQGGKPFHHKDTPQIMAATNIPYVFTGTEAFPQDLVKKAAKAQWYANNVGMVYGKILITCPLNWKSKEEEGTTIVEAAVNSCFFPLYEVEQGITTITYDPEEKGKRVPVSDWLKMLGKTKHLLKPEYEHYLKAFDEEVQRRWLRLKAKHENPVL from the coding sequence ATGGCGATTGAACTAGATAAGGAAAAAGAAAAGTTGGGGAAAGCAACACAAAAAATTGAATTTAAAACTGGAAATGAGATGGCAGCACAAGCGGCTGCTCAAATCAATTATCATGTGATGGGATATTTTCCAATTACTCCTTCTACGGAAATTGCAGAGTTTCTTGATGAAATGAAAGCAAGGGGTGAACATGATATTGTGTTGATCCCCGCAGACGGTGAGCATGGCTCCGCTGGGATCTGTTATGGAGCTTCAACAGGTGGGGGACGTGTGTTTAATGCCACCAGTGCCAATGGGTTTCTATATATGTTGGAGCAACTGCCAGTCCAATCAGGGACTCGTTTTCCTATGGTTTTAAATCTGGTTACCCGTTCAGTCAGCGGTCCTTTAGATATTCGCGGAGATCATTCTGACCTTTACTACGCACTAAACGTTGGCTGGCCCATTCTGTTGGCTAGGGATCCCCAGGCTGTTTATGATATGAATATCATTGCAACAAAACTGACTGAACATCCGGAAGTAAGACTTCCAGTCATTGTGGCTTTTGATGGATTCTTCACTTCTCACCAGAAGCGTCGGGTGGAGTATTTTGCCGACAGGGAAGTTGTGCAAAACTTCATTGGTCCCATACCAGAAGGATTTGTTCATGCATTAGATCCAAAAAATCCGGTCACGATTGGACCCTACATGAATGATCCTGACTACATTAACAATAAATATCAACAATCATTGGCCATGTATCGAGCAGGAGAAGTATTTCAGCAATTAATGGCGGAGTGGAAAGAAATTTCCGGTAGAGAATATCCGGTTCTTGATCTCTATCAAATGGATGATGCCGAAGTGGCGGTATTTCTCCTTAACTCTGCGGCAGAAACTGCAAAAGATGTCGTGGATAAGTTAAGAGCTAAAGGAATTAAGGCTGGGGTGATCAGTCCCAATATTATCCGTCCTTTCCCGGCGAAAGAAATTGCTGAAGCGTTAAAACATGTGAAAGCTTTAGTGATTGGGGAGCGGGCTGACTCCTTTGGCGGCCATGGCAGCAATTTGACCCATGAGATTAAGGCCGCTTTAAAAGATGACAAGGATAATCAGACCATTTGCATCAGCAGAATCTATGGCCTTGGCGGGAAGGATTTCTATGCCGATGATGCGGAAAGCTTTTTTAATCTTGCATTAGATGCCGTTGATAAGGGATATGCTGAGAAGCCCTTTGATTACTTTGGCGTTACTCCAGGTAAAAAGGAAAATGCACCAAAGAAAATTTTAGAACCTCTAAAAACAGAACAACTAAAAACAGGCCTTATTCAAGTAACACCCGATGAAAGTACCGGAAAACTTAACGTTAAAATTCCGCCCCTTCGTGCTTTAACGGGTAAGCCAAAGCGTATTGCTCCAGGGCATGGAGCTTGTCCAGGATGTGGGATTTTTCCAGGACTTGAGCTATTTTTCAAAGGAATTGAAGGCAATATTGTTACCCTTTTCCACACTGGATGTGCGATGGTAACCACCACAGGGTATCCATACAGCTCACATAAAGCTACTTATCTCCATAATTTATTCCAAAATGGATCAGCGACTCTTTCCGGGTTAGTGGAGATGTTTTTTGAAAGAAAAAGACGGGGTGAAATTGAGCTTCCGGATGATTTTACCTTTGTTATGATTACCGGAGACGGAGGTATGGATATTGGAATGGGTCCTGCCATCGGAACAGCATTAAGGAACCATAAGATGATCATCCTTGAATACGATAATGAAGGATATATGAATACGGGAAGCCAGCTTTCCTACTCCACACCAATTGGTCATATGACCAGCACTTCCAACATTGGTGAGAAACAGGGTGGGAAGCCCTTCCACCACAAGGATACTCCGCAAATCATGGCTGCCACCAATATTCCGTATGTCTTTACCGGCACGGAAGCCTTCCCTCAAGACCTGGTGAAAAAAGCGGCAAAGGCTCAATGGTATGCCAACAACGTAGGAATGGTATATGGGAAGATATTAATTACCTGTCCGCTGAATTGGAAGTCCAAGGAAGAAGAAGGAACGACCATCGTTGAGGCTGCAGTGAACAGCTGTTTCTTCCCTCTATACGAAGTGGAACAGGGAATCACCACCATTACCTATGATCCAGAAGAAAAAGGGAAAAGGGTACCTGTCAGTGACTGGTTAAAAATGCTTGGGAAAACGAAACATTTGTTAAAACCGGAGTACGAACATTATTTGAAGGCCTTTGATGAAGAAGTACAGCGCCGCTGGTTGAGATTAAAAGCAAAACATGAAAATCCGGTATTGTAA
- a CDS encoding cyclase family protein, whose amino-acid sequence MFKVQKIIDLSMPLTNNTPVYPGDPQPKISIATTIEKEGYNLHYVHIGSQTGSHVDAPYHFCNHGQRIDESDLRLFIGTGVVIPVTGKGEQEEITLQDVEPYLDQLAPEKIVLFHTGWSRYAGEEKYFRHPYVNVEVIDKMIRRGIRTFFIDAINIDLTGGTSFPVHDAIAAVNGIIAENVTNIESIDFPNPLICAFPLKIVGVDGSPVRAVAIQMDADWESQK is encoded by the coding sequence ATGTTTAAGGTCCAAAAAATTATAGATTTATCCATGCCGTTAACCAATAACACACCTGTTTATCCTGGTGATCCCCAACCTAAAATAAGCATTGCCACTACGATTGAGAAAGAGGGATATAACCTTCATTATGTCCATATTGGATCGCAGACAGGATCCCATGTTGATGCACCGTACCACTTTTGTAACCATGGACAGCGTATTGATGAGTCTGATTTGAGATTGTTTATCGGGACAGGAGTGGTAATCCCTGTTACTGGAAAAGGAGAACAGGAAGAGATTACCCTGCAGGATGTCGAGCCTTACCTTGATCAACTGGCTCCGGAGAAAATTGTATTATTCCATACAGGTTGGTCCCGGTATGCCGGGGAGGAAAAATACTTTCGTCACCCATATGTGAATGTGGAAGTGATAGATAAAATGATTCGCCGGGGAATTCGTACGTTTTTTATTGATGCCATCAATATAGATCTTACCGGAGGCACGTCATTTCCGGTACATGACGCAATTGCCGCAGTAAATGGAATTATTGCTGAGAATGTAACCAATATTGAATCGATTGATTTCCCAAATCCGTTAATTTGCGCATTCCCATTAAAAATTGTCGGTGTCGATGGATCTCCGGTTCGTGCAGTTGCCATTCAGATGGATGCGGATTGGGAATCGCAAAAATAA
- the queD gene encoding 6-carboxytetrahydropterin synthase QueD — protein MINHRNQPEKLRYHQHRVAVSKSFTFDSAHFLHQYEGKCKYLHGHTYRLDITLSGFLNEIGIVVDFSEIKEIYEQEIKQKLDHQFLNEVLPQMNTTAENMIVWIWEVLDKALATRGLKENGLRIEELVLYETPTSYAKLLRSWMEDES, from the coding sequence ATGATCAACCATCGAAATCAACCTGAAAAATTAAGGTATCATCAACACAGGGTAGCGGTGTCAAAATCTTTTACCTTTGATTCAGCCCATTTTTTGCATCAGTATGAGGGGAAATGTAAATATCTTCACGGACATACCTACCGTCTGGATATTACTTTAAGCGGTTTTCTCAATGAGATTGGGATCGTGGTGGACTTTAGTGAAATAAAGGAAATTTATGAACAAGAAATCAAACAGAAGCTGGATCACCAATTTCTAAATGAGGTTCTTCCACAAATGAACACGACAGCGGAAAATATGATTGTATGGATATGGGAAGTGTTGGATAAAGCATTGGCTACCCGAGGATTAAAAGAAAACGGACTAAGAATTGAAGAATTGGTTTTATATGAAACGCCAACCAGTTATGCCAAACTCCTGCGCTCCTGGATGGAGGATGAATCATAA
- a CDS encoding 7-carboxy-7-deazaguanine synthase QueE: protein MEMTLPMVEIFETVEGEGLKAGYPTTFIRLFHCNLRCKWCDTPYSYSPALPEFYATTREIVEQVTNLGNPYICLTGGEPLIHGGKSMDLIHALSELDIVKDVHIETNGAIDLRPFTQQRKEITTVGSKVRFIMDYKLSGSGEKGKMITNNFSLLQDHDEIKFVVANREDFQEALDIIENHYQQGQILFSPVFSMVSPRDLVEWILKEKAGRHYLKDAKLNLQIHKWIWDPDMRGV, encoded by the coding sequence ATGGAAATGACACTTCCGATGGTTGAGATATTTGAAACGGTGGAGGGGGAAGGATTAAAAGCTGGTTATCCGACCACATTTATCCGCCTCTTTCACTGCAATTTGCGCTGTAAATGGTGTGATACCCCTTACAGCTACTCACCGGCTCTACCTGAATTTTACGCAACAACCAGGGAGATTGTGGAGCAAGTGACAAATCTGGGGAATCCATATATCTGTTTAACTGGCGGGGAGCCTCTTATCCATGGAGGGAAGTCAATGGACCTCATCCATGCCCTTTCCGAACTGGACATTGTAAAGGACGTTCATATTGAAACCAATGGAGCCATTGATCTGCGGCCATTTACACAGCAAAGAAAAGAAATAACAACGGTAGGTAGCAAGGTTCGTTTTATTATGGATTATAAGCTGTCTGGCAGTGGTGAAAAGGGAAAGATGATCACCAACAATTTCTCACTGTTGCAGGATCACGATGAAATAAAATTTGTTGTGGCCAACAGAGAGGATTTTCAGGAGGCCCTTGACATCATAGAAAACCATTATCAACAAGGCCAGATTTTATTCAGTCCGGTTTTTTCTATGGTATCTCCCCGAGATTTGGTGGAATGGATATTGAAGGAGAAGGCAGGGCGGCATTATTTGAAGGATGCGAAATTAAATCTCCAGATTCATAAATGGATATGGGATCCGGATATGCGAGGTGTTTAG
- the queC gene encoding 7-cyano-7-deazaguanine synthase QueC, translated as MEKEKAVVVLSGGLDSTTCMGIAKQEGYELYPITFDYGQRHRREVEQAKQIAQFYNVKKHLIVPLDFLKQIGGSALTDDNIQVRQDGVEEDIPDTYVPARNLTFLSLATAYAEVMGARVIYIGVSHVDYSGYPDCRPEFIRSMEETVNLATKTGVSNERIMIKAPLIQLSKGETIKWGLSLGVPYHLTTSCYLGDELACGLCDSCRLRIQGFKWNKATDPVPYGIEVDWDLSDKKEK; from the coding sequence ATGGAAAAAGAAAAAGCGGTGGTGGTTTTAAGTGGAGGTTTGGACAGTACCACTTGTATGGGGATTGCCAAACAGGAAGGATATGAATTGTATCCCATTACTTTTGACTATGGGCAACGGCATCGGAGAGAGGTTGAGCAGGCTAAACAGATCGCCCAATTTTACAATGTAAAGAAGCATCTTATCGTTCCCCTGGATTTTTTAAAGCAAATTGGGGGGAGCGCCCTAACGGATGACAACATACAAGTGAGGCAGGATGGGGTGGAGGAAGATATTCCTGACACTTATGTGCCGGCAAGGAATTTGACTTTTCTTTCTCTGGCAACGGCATATGCTGAAGTTATGGGAGCAAGGGTCATCTATATTGGGGTAAGCCATGTAGATTACAGCGGGTATCCGGACTGCAGGCCGGAGTTTATCCGTTCAATGGAAGAAACAGTGAATTTAGCAACAAAAACCGGTGTTTCTAACGAAAGAATAATGATCAAGGCTCCCCTGATTCAACTGTCAAAGGGGGAAACGATCAAATGGGGGTTATCACTGGGAGTTCCCTATCATCTCACTACTTCCTGTTATCTGGGAGATGAGTTGGCATGCGGTCTCTGTGACAGCTGCCGTCTGCGCATTCAGGGGTTTAAGTGGAACAAAGCGACTGATCCTGTTCCTTATGGGATTGAAGTAGATTGGGATTTAAGTGATAAAAAAGAGAAGTGA